Proteins from a genomic interval of Bacillota bacterium:
- a CDS encoding DNA translocase FtsK — protein MMAIDIIVRRRGDAAAHLAGGLIILASILSILDLLDVSAGTTGAVVNLLLVPVFGHLGSLVMAGFGLIVGAMLVLDTRPGSAIRGFIKGMIALVGGMTHAAAWVVSNGHRLARSVLLPALEGRQGEGQDGANKTANETGGRGGDPSAVGRTGGRAHEGGGGEIRLAGELATRGHQDEPLPVIIEPRMHAPEPGIPQAAVMATVAAAAEAAEGKSSPLAAGDDSNYCLPSLSLLKGPAPRKAARGSGGSSGRVIERARLLEDTFRSFGVTARVVQISKGPVVTRYEVQPGFGVKVSRIVSLADDLALALASSGIRIEAPIPGKSAVGIEVPNSEISMVYLRDVLESDEFQKREGRLTIAIGKDIAGGPVVADLTRLLHVLVAGATGSGKSVCLNTLIASILFKAKPGEVKLLMIDPKRVELTTYDGIPHLLSPVVTDAREAAGYLRWVAGEMDKRYKRFAEVGVRNIEKYNEFVARITATGTAANGEDGGGGDRDGDGDDLRPLPYIVVIIDELGDLMMVAQKDVEDVVCQLAFMARAAGIHLILATQRPSADVITGVIKMNIPSRIAFAVPSHVDSRVILDTGGAERLLGKGDMLFFPVGAPKPIRVQGAYVSDSEIESIVEFVRSQGEPTYEAESIGHEAESDETLGEEDSLFDEAVRMVVETQEASISKLQRRFRIGYNRAARLIEAMEARGIVGPYEGSRPRKVLVSPDRFTCSRPSTR, from the coding sequence ATGATGGCTATCGACATCATTGTCCGAAGACGGGGGGACGCCGCCGCCCATCTCGCAGGGGGGCTAATAATCCTCGCCAGTATTCTCAGCATCCTCGATCTCCTCGATGTAAGCGCAGGCACGACAGGTGCCGTTGTAAACCTCCTCCTCGTGCCGGTTTTCGGCCATCTGGGGAGCCTTGTGATGGCTGGCTTTGGCCTTATAGTTGGCGCGATGCTGGTGCTCGATACGAGACCGGGTAGCGCCATCAGGGGCTTTATCAAAGGGATGATTGCTCTAGTCGGGGGGATGACGCACGCTGCAGCCTGGGTCGTCTCAAATGGCCACAGGCTGGCGCGATCGGTCCTCCTGCCGGCTCTTGAAGGCCGGCAAGGCGAGGGGCAAGACGGCGCGAATAAAACCGCGAATGAGACCGGTGGGCGCGGCGGGGACCCGAGCGCCGTGGGGCGCACCGGTGGGCGCGCACACGAAGGCGGGGGTGGCGAGATACGCCTGGCCGGGGAACTGGCAACCAGGGGGCACCAGGATGAACCCTTGCCCGTGATCATTGAGCCCAGGATGCACGCGCCTGAGCCAGGCATCCCGCAAGCTGCTGTGATGGCTACGGTCGCTGCGGCCGCCGAGGCAGCGGAGGGGAAATCCTCGCCCCTGGCTGCGGGGGATGACAGCAACTATTGCCTCCCATCTCTTTCCTTGCTCAAGGGCCCCGCTCCCAGGAAGGCCGCAAGGGGCTCCGGGGGCTCTTCCGGGAGGGTTATAGAGCGTGCGCGGCTCCTTGAGGACACATTTCGCAGCTTTGGCGTCACGGCCAGGGTGGTTCAGATCAGCAAGGGGCCCGTTGTGACTCGGTATGAGGTCCAGCCGGGCTTCGGGGTCAAGGTGAGCAGGATCGTCAGCCTGGCTGATGACCTCGCGCTCGCCCTGGCATCATCGGGAATCCGCATAGAGGCCCCCATTCCGGGGAAGTCCGCGGTTGGCATCGAGGTTCCGAATAGCGAGATATCCATGGTCTATCTCCGTGACGTGCTGGAATCCGACGAATTCCAGAAGCGTGAGGGCCGCCTGACCATCGCCATCGGGAAGGACATCGCCGGAGGGCCAGTAGTGGCTGATCTGACAAGGCTTCTCCATGTTCTCGTGGCTGGCGCGACGGGCTCGGGGAAAAGCGTTTGCCTGAACACCCTAATAGCGAGCATTCTCTTCAAGGCCAAACCCGGCGAGGTTAAACTCCTGATGATAGACCCCAAGAGGGTTGAGCTTACAACATATGATGGAATCCCCCACCTTCTGAGCCCGGTGGTTACGGACGCGAGGGAGGCGGCTGGCTACCTCCGGTGGGTCGCCGGGGAGATGGATAAGCGGTATAAAAGATTCGCCGAGGTGGGCGTGCGCAATATAGAGAAGTATAATGAGTTTGTCGCCAGAATCACGGCGACGGGGACCGCGGCGAACGGCGAGGATGGCGGTGGCGGAGATAGAGATGGGGATGGGGACGACCTCAGGCCGCTCCCATATATCGTCGTTATCATCGATGAGCTCGGCGACTTGATGATGGTCGCGCAGAAGGATGTTGAGGATGTAGTCTGCCAGCTCGCCTTCATGGCCAGGGCTGCCGGCATTCACCTTATCCTGGCAACTCAGCGGCCGTCAGCCGACGTGATAACCGGGGTTATAAAGATGAACATTCCTTCGCGGATAGCGTTTGCGGTCCCTTCGCATGTCGACTCCAGGGTTATACTTGATACGGGCGGTGCTGAGAGGCTCCTTGGCAAGGGGGATATGCTCTTCTTCCCAGTTGGGGCGCCAAAGCCCATTCGCGTTCAGGGCGCGTATGTCTCGGATTCCGAGATCGAATCCATTGTGGAATTCGTCCGGAGCCAGGGAGAGCCAACCTATGAGGCTGAGAGCATAGGCCACGAGGCTGAGAGCGACGAGACCCTTGGCGAGGAGGACTCGCTGTTTGACGAGGCGGTGAGAATGGTTGTCGAGACCCAGGAGGCCTCAATATCCAAGCTCCAGCGGAGATTCAGGATAGGATATAACCGGGCGGCGCGCCTGATCGAAGCCATGGAGGCAAGGGGCATCGTCGGTCCATATGAGGGGAGCAGGCCACGCAAGGTCCTGGTATCGCCTGATAGGTTTACCTGTTCACGCCCAAGCACAAGGTAG